From Candidatus Brocadiaceae bacterium, the proteins below share one genomic window:
- a CDS encoding FG-GAP-like repeat-containing protein, whose translation MRQFMLFPMGIIFLFFVTVMHSANGQVNGIPANVTASGESGRAIVSWDSVANATSYNLYLSRHSGINNSNYQSLAGMQIAGVESPYQLTGLNNETTYYLVVTSVNSSGESLPSDEVNVTPQSSLNSPVLFEDISLTSGLTRKILPAYGNPLWGDINNDGNLDIVDPHHKPSISVYLNNGNETFADITDNSGIALGNAFDRHGMGLGDYDNDGNLDLFVSLGGASGSSLLNSQLWKGDGTGSFINAINGSGIQLLEARTANWIDYDNDGHLDLFVARGGRSGKVYKNNKNGTFDDVTNSVGLVELFDRVVSFIDYDNDGFMDLFTGGTEDRLYRNNGNGTFSLNGSFIGKSEICRGAAWGDYNNDGLMDLYVARGQNDYYKTLFWDESRIDFAFSEFPDPGELTFKCDSSQNIVFDLQMDGKFPRTSFIFLGNQKNNPPSNPFTLNSTEVLEKPTIIAGGEDGFFIWKDTDNTWHIQWTESGGNHNFSGKITSDGDFSDVTINSANLSLTNYKSNLYRNNGNGTFTDVTEESGTGHIGNNSGVLWGDFDNDGLLDLYVVDAGDIVGNRSNTLYRNLGNGTFEDITTTAQVGAINARGRHYGAAWGDLNNDGLLDLLLANGYGWGYSLSRGRSMLYKNIGNNNNWIKIKPIGTLSNRSGIGARVILTTSSGIQTRQLNGNGGDAYSQGLSPFHFGLGNESTVEDVTIFWPSGVVQALGQTLANQELIVIEPEQDEWAEEAYLSLWSVGGNAANPIADFSNRVSGASSISATRIATGWIALKLGFPQNLVLNPSNTSMRFQVYPEDAGERILSIRFLAPNWANRFIYRVSSPLSAGVWNQFDVELSNFSIEAGNPDWNTISNARIIFAGGNSGNSINIDQLYFDNR comes from the coding sequence ATGAGGCAGTTTATGTTATTTCCGATGGGTATTATTTTTTTGTTTTTTGTAACAGTGATGCACAGTGCAAATGGTCAAGTAAATGGAATACCTGCCAATGTAACAGCATCGGGTGAGAGTGGCAGAGCTATTGTTTCCTGGGATTCTGTTGCTAATGCAACTTCTTACAATCTATACCTTTCCAGGCATTCTGGAATAAACAATTCAAACTATCAATCCTTAGCGGGGATGCAGATTGCGGGTGTAGAATCACCCTATCAACTCACCGGTCTTAATAATGAAACAACGTATTATCTCGTTGTTACTTCTGTAAATTCATCTGGCGAGAGTTTGCCCTCTGATGAAGTGAACGTGACGCCCCAGTCGTCTTTAAATAGCCCAGTTCTCTTTGAAGACATTTCTTTGACTTCAGGGCTAACGCGGAAGATATTGCCAGCTTATGGGAACCCCCTTTGGGGAGATATTAACAACGATGGCAACTTGGATATTGTAGATCCTCATCATAAACCATCCATTTCTGTTTATTTAAACAATGGCAATGAAACCTTTGCTGATATAACGGATAATTCTGGAATAGCTCTTGGGAATGCTTTTGATAGACACGGAATGGGTTTGGGAGATTATGACAATGATGGCAATCTGGATTTATTTGTATCTTTAGGCGGCGCTTCAGGAAGTAGCTTACTTAATTCACAACTTTGGAAGGGAGACGGTACAGGGTCATTCATAAATGCTATAAATGGTTCAGGGATACAATTACTTGAGGCACGGACAGCAAACTGGATTGATTATGACAACGATGGGCATTTGGATTTGTTTGTAGCCAGGGGTGGACGTTCTGGCAAGGTGTATAAAAACAATAAAAACGGCACCTTTGACGATGTTACAAATTCAGTAGGATTGGTCGAGTTATTTGACAGGGTTGTATCCTTTATTGATTATGATAATGACGGATTTATGGATCTTTTCACCGGTGGTACAGAAGATAGACTGTATCGTAATAATGGAAACGGCACCTTTAGTTTAAATGGATCTTTTATCGGTAAGTCAGAAATTTGCAGAGGCGCAGCATGGGGGGATTATAACAATGATGGACTTATGGATCTTTATGTTGCCAGAGGTCAGAACGATTATTATAAGACTTTATTTTGGGACGAATCAAGAATCGATTTTGCATTTTCGGAATTCCCAGATCCAGGAGAGTTAACCTTTAAATGTGACTCAAGCCAAAATATTGTTTTTGATCTCCAAATGGATGGAAAGTTTCCCAGGACATCTTTTATCTTCCTTGGAAATCAGAAAAATAATCCTCCTTCCAATCCTTTTACGTTGAATTCGACTGAGGTTCTTGAGAAACCTACGATTATCGCAGGGGGAGAAGACGGGTTTTTTATATGGAAAGACACAGACAACACCTGGCATATTCAATGGACAGAGTCAGGAGGAAATCATAATTTTTCGGGAAAGATTACCTCTGACGGGGATTTTTCAGATGTAACGATTAATAGCGCCAATTTATCACTAACTAATTACAAAAGCAACCTTTATCGAAATAATGGAAATGGCACGTTTACTGATGTAACAGAAGAATCAGGTACCGGTCACATAGGGAACAATAGTGGTGTATTATGGGGAGATTTTGATAATGATGGGTTGCTGGATTTATATGTTGTGGACGCGGGTGACATAGTTGGAAACAGATCAAATACCTTATATCGCAATCTTGGTAATGGTACTTTTGAAGACATTACCACTACTGCTCAGGTTGGCGCTATTAACGCCAGGGGTCGTCACTATGGCGCTGCGTGGGGAGATCTTAATAATGATGGGTTGCTGGATTTACTTTTGGCGAACGGGTATGGGTGGGGATATTCGTTAAGTAGAGGAAGATCAATGCTCTATAAAAATATTGGCAACAATAATAATTGGATAAAAATTAAGCCGATAGGCACATTAAGCAATCGATCGGGAATAGGTGCAAGGGTCATATTGACCACCTCCAGTGGAATTCAAACCAGGCAGCTAAATGGTAACGGAGGAGACGCATATTCGCAAGGATTATCACCGTTTCATTTCGGTTTAGGGAATGAAAGCACAGTTGAAGATGTTACGATATTCTGGCCAAGCGGCGTCGTACAGGCACTGGGTCAAACTCTTGCAAATCAAGAATTAATCGTTATCGAACCTGAACAGGATGAATGGGCTGAAGAGGCTTACCTTTCCTTGTGGTCAGTAGGTGGTAACGCAGCAAATCCAATTGCTGATTTTTCTAATCGTGTATCGGGTGCGTCTAGTATTAGTGCAACAAGAATAGCCACCGGTTGGATTGCTCTAAAATTAGGATTCCCTCAGAATTTAGTATTAAATCCATCGAACACCTCGATGCGTTTTCAGGTCTATCCAGAAGATGCTGGAGAAAGGATTTTATCGATAAGATTTTTGGCCCCTAATTGGGCTAATCGATTTATATATAGAGTAAGTTCGCCTCTAAGTGCCGGGGTTTGGAACCAGTTCGACGTAGAATTGTCTAATTTCTCAATTGAGGCTGGTAATCCGGATTGGAATACTATCAGTAATGCTAGAATAATTTTTGCTGGAGGCAATAGTGGCAACAGCATTAACATTGATCAACTCTATTTTGATAATAGATAG
- a CDS encoding GNAT family N-acetyltransferase, with protein sequence MRALIQDNGFKLQSYDARNIPDDILLRWKCAVNSQSRKSYYHDYEYFKSYLDNLKKKKTPLEIFAASIDSRLFFLTPMNRVVRWFGCIPLHGLELPCHDHVPLCDIPVLDNYSKVDTLKMLIDYVSSKYKGKWDYLCFSCVAEESNLMEALRGTSLRLKSAFKTESCSYFDCSRDFQYAVAGTSSHFRRDLNRKSRRLFNSGHVDVRFERNMPGLLDAYKRFLKLEASGWKGAHGTVSAIGLHKELRDFYEQLMHIYGEKDSCIISLMSLDGRDIAGQFCIISGETVYVKKIGYDQEFKHLSPGNLLLKSLIEWCCNDEQLKYVNLITTQPWVQPWKPKTQDVYKVYLFKRTFPWIWILFIEKTKKLIKKHILKKQV encoded by the coding sequence ATGAGGGCTCTTATACAAGATAACGGTTTTAAGCTGCAATCTTATGACGCCAGAAATATTCCGGATGATATTTTGCTGAGATGGAAATGCGCAGTTAACTCTCAGAGTCGAAAGAGTTATTACCACGATTATGAGTATTTTAAGAGCTACTTAGACAACCTGAAGAAAAAGAAGACACCTCTGGAGATTTTTGCCGCCAGCATCGATTCTCGGTTGTTTTTTCTCACTCCTATGAATCGGGTAGTCCGTTGGTTTGGCTGTATCCCTCTTCATGGATTAGAGTTGCCATGCCACGATCACGTACCTTTATGTGACATTCCAGTGCTGGACAATTACAGCAAAGTTGATACTTTAAAAATGCTCATTGACTATGTGTCCAGTAAATATAAAGGCAAGTGGGATTATCTTTGTTTTTCCTGTGTAGCAGAGGAATCCAACCTTATGGAGGCCTTAAGGGGCACATCCTTGCGCCTGAAAAGTGCCTTTAAAACGGAATCTTGTAGTTATTTTGATTGCAGTCGCGATTTTCAATATGCGGTTGCGGGAACTTCAAGTCACTTTAGACGCGATTTAAACAGAAAATCAAGGAGGTTGTTTAACTCCGGACATGTGGATGTCCGCTTTGAAAGGAATATGCCGGGACTTCTGGACGCTTACAAACGATTTCTGAAATTAGAGGCATCAGGATGGAAAGGCGCTCACGGAACGGTATCTGCTATAGGCCTTCATAAGGAGTTGCGGGATTTTTATGAGCAGCTAATGCATATTTATGGGGAGAAGGACAGTTGTATTATTTCGCTTATGTCATTAGACGGCAGGGATATTGCGGGGCAATTTTGTATTATCAGTGGCGAAACAGTTTATGTAAAAAAGATTGGTTATGACCAGGAGTTTAAGCATTTATCGCCAGGAAATCTTCTTTTGAAGTCGTTGATTGAATGGTGTTGTAATGATGAGCAGTTAAAATATGTCAATCTGATTACTACTCAGCCCTGGGTACAACCGTGGAAACCCAAGACACAGGATGTTTATAAGGTTTATTTGTTTAAGAGGACGTTTCCGTGGATATGGATACTTTTTATTGAAAAAACAAAGAAGCTCATCAAAAAACATATTTTGAAGAAACAGGTATAG
- a CDS encoding sulfotransferase, whose protein sequence is MRVIINEKDVKLPNFLIVGAAKCGTTSLYAYLKQHPHIFMPENKEPCFFSFAEQDENNATDTFKRLWVIRNFDTYANLFEEAKKSQIVGEASTTYLYLYEETIKNIKKYHPGWKELKIIIILRNPAERAFSHYLTDSAGFGMSFKEVIEKWKSKQLSRFYNYIDYGFYYNQIKAYKDTFDQVKIYLFEDLETNSTALVRDIVGFLELDTFFNIETNIRYNVSMDSKKKLLSNLIYKNNLFKSIVKILLPKDTRQALRNRIVENFSKKPQLESHDRKFLNEVYKDDILKLQGLIDRDLTHWIK, encoded by the coding sequence ATGCGCGTTATAATTAATGAGAAAGATGTAAAATTGCCGAATTTTTTAATTGTTGGTGCGGCAAAGTGTGGAACAACGTCTCTTTATGCATACCTCAAACAGCATCCTCATATATTCATGCCGGAAAATAAGGAGCCATGTTTTTTTTCCTTTGCGGAACAGGATGAAAATAATGCTACCGACACTTTTAAGAGATTATGGGTAATAAGAAATTTTGATACTTATGCAAACCTGTTTGAAGAGGCAAAAAAATCCCAGATAGTGGGAGAGGCTTCAACTACCTATTTGTATTTGTACGAGGAGACAATAAAAAACATAAAAAAGTATCACCCTGGCTGGAAAGAATTAAAGATTATTATCATACTCCGTAACCCTGCAGAACGGGCGTTTTCCCATTATTTAACGGATAGTGCAGGTTTCGGTATGTCTTTTAAAGAAGTTATTGAAAAATGGAAATCGAAACAATTATCAAGATTTTACAACTATATTGATTATGGCTTTTATTATAATCAGATTAAGGCTTATAAAGATACTTTTGACCAAGTAAAAATATATCTCTTTGAGGATTTAGAAACAAATTCAACAGCACTTGTACGGGACATAGTTGGATTCCTGGAGTTGGATACTTTTTTTAACATAGAAACTAATATCAGATACAATGTTTCCATGGACTCCAAGAAAAAACTTTTGAGTAATCTTATTTACAAAAATAACTTGTTTAAGAGTATCGTCAAAATACTATTGCCTAAAGATACCCGTCAAGCATTAAGAAATAGGATTGTAGAAAATTTTTCAAAAAAACCTCAGCTGGAAAGTCATGACAGAAAATTTTTGAACGAAGTATATAAGGATGATATTTTGAAATTGCAGGGCCTGATAGACAGAGATTTGACACACTGGATAAAATGA
- a CDS encoding O-antigen ligase family protein, translating to MLIKIATNEKPLNLSSAVLISIFFGLIVLQYDFKAVALLGLFAFLFVYCAKTEYAFYFLLASRSIIDIYVGFEAVGAITPTQIIGIFIASLFLLYFIFSGYHIFHLGINKVFGIFLFLSISSIFSTQNLISGFGSWLKLLQGFLFLNMSILLILSVKDGLYKKRMNTICWSIIVAVLLPYALFLKNYLQGSHTEIGGYARYSADFGSYPNLFSYYLLPVFPICLFFYSISVERSKKIFWILFMVMLLFAIYKSYTRNVWMAIAVMLLTWNVVRKNFKVIILFVSIAALMVFFSSEVQDRFKDIALILQSRSFFDLEPTLLSSRIGIWQSNLNYFFHKTSFMEKLFGSGFDVKYSVLSLSSDLSHSIEEHNNYLSLLMNTGICGLFVYCLYIVMLFRESLKLLRKTNDIYLKNLAQISISFVVTYAVVCFFTHMMWKINFQYYFSSFLGIVVAANFLSEKKGIEMFASKKIC from the coding sequence ATGTTAATAAAAATTGCAACTAATGAAAAACCGTTGAATCTAAGTTCTGCAGTGTTAATTTCCATTTTTTTTGGTTTGATAGTTTTGCAGTATGATTTTAAAGCCGTAGCACTTTTAGGTTTGTTTGCTTTCTTATTTGTTTATTGCGCTAAAACTGAATATGCCTTTTATTTTCTCTTGGCAAGCAGAAGTATTATAGATATTTATGTTGGATTTGAAGCAGTAGGAGCTATTACGCCGACACAGATAATAGGAATTTTTATTGCAAGTCTTTTTTTATTATATTTTATTTTTTCCGGCTATCATATATTTCATTTAGGCATAAATAAAGTATTTGGAATTTTTCTGTTTTTGAGTATTTCTTCCATTTTTTCTACGCAGAATCTCATCTCAGGTTTTGGCTCTTGGCTTAAGTTGCTTCAGGGATTTCTATTTCTTAATATGTCTATCTTATTGATTCTTAGTGTGAAAGATGGATTGTACAAAAAGAGAATGAATACGATTTGTTGGAGCATTATCGTCGCCGTTCTACTCCCGTATGCTTTGTTTTTAAAGAATTATCTTCAGGGAAGTCATACGGAGATAGGTGGATATGCACGTTATTCTGCCGATTTTGGTTCTTATCCAAATCTCTTTTCTTATTACCTGTTACCTGTTTTTCCTATTTGCCTTTTTTTCTATTCGATATCTGTAGAAAGATCAAAAAAAATCTTCTGGATTCTTTTCATGGTAATGCTGTTATTTGCAATATATAAAAGCTACACAAGAAATGTATGGATGGCTATAGCTGTTATGCTTTTGACTTGGAATGTTGTTAGAAAGAATTTTAAAGTTATTATTCTTTTTGTCAGTATCGCCGCTTTGATGGTGTTTTTTAGTTCAGAAGTTCAGGATAGATTTAAGGATATAGCTTTGATTTTACAGAGCAGAAGTTTTTTTGATTTGGAACCAACACTGTTGAGTTCTCGAATTGGAATTTGGCAATCCAATCTTAATTATTTTTTTCATAAAACATCTTTCATGGAGAAGTTGTTTGGCAGTGGTTTTGATGTGAAATATTCTGTGTTAAGTTTAAGCTCTGACCTAAGTCATTCTATTGAAGAGCATAACAACTACCTATCTTTATTAATGAATACAGGAATATGTGGGTTATTTGTTTATTGTTTATATATCGTTATGCTGTTTCGGGAATCACTTAAATTACTCAGAAAAACAAATGACATCTATTTAAAAAACCTTGCACAAATTTCTATATCGTTTGTTGTGACTTATGCCGTCGTATGTTTTTTCACGCACATGATGTGGAAGATAAATTTCCAATACTATTTTTCTTCTTTTCTTGGTATTGTAGTTGCTGCTAATTTTTTATCAGAAAAAAAGGGCATTGAGATGTTTGCTTCTAAGAAAATATGTTAA
- a CDS encoding sulfotransferase — translation MKEKLPNFLIVGTLKAGTTSLYNYLKQHPQVYMSHIKEPRFLTNIYSGMPQHMKKEKQIVDNIKDYKKLFENVTNEKAIGEASTGCLYYYEEAIENIKHYLGDVKIIIILRDPTERAFSSFQMVVRNRRENLSFEDALNAEDERKNSNFMDGCGWQYKSVGFYYNQVKAYLENFSQVRIYLYDDLRRDPLSVMKDIYEFLEVDKLFIPDTGFEYNVGGVPKNKFIQYFLVKSLKFKTHVEPIFKCLKMEEWVYKLIHALREKNLKKHKMNPKTREYLKNVFREDILKLQELINRDLSKWLM, via the coding sequence ATGAAAGAGAAACTACCCAATTTTCTAATCGTTGGCACATTAAAGGCAGGGACTACATCTCTTTATAATTACCTAAAACAACACCCTCAAGTTTATATGAGCCATATAAAAGAGCCGAGGTTTTTAACCAATATATATTCTGGTATGCCCCAGCATATGAAAAAAGAAAAACAAATTGTAGATAATATCAAGGATTATAAAAAGCTTTTTGAAAATGTTACGAATGAAAAGGCAATAGGAGAAGCCTCTACCGGTTGTCTTTATTATTATGAAGAAGCTATTGAAAACATAAAACATTACTTGGGAGATGTTAAAATAATAATTATTTTAAGAGACCCTACAGAAAGAGCTTTTTCCAGTTTTCAAATGGTTGTTAGAAATAGAAGAGAAAATCTATCATTTGAAGACGCGCTTAACGCCGAAGATGAAAGGAAGAATTCAAATTTCATGGATGGTTGTGGATGGCAGTATAAAAGTGTTGGTTTCTACTACAACCAGGTAAAGGCATATTTAGAAAATTTTAGTCAAGTGAGGATTTACCTCTATGATGATTTGAGAAGGGACCCATTGAGCGTGATGAAGGATATTTATGAATTTCTGGAGGTTGATAAATTATTTATCCCTGATACGGGCTTTGAATATAATGTTGGTGGGGTTCCAAAAAATAAATTCATCCAATATTTTTTAGTTAAGTCTCTTAAGTTTAAAACTCATGTAGAACCAATATTTAAATGTTTAAAAATGGAAGAATGGGTGTATAAGTTAATCCATGCTTTAAGGGAGAAAAATTTAAAAAAACATAAAATGAATCCAAAAACGCGTGAATATCTTAAAAACGTGTTTCGAGAAGACATATTGAAATTGCAAGAATTAATTAATAGAGATTTATCAAAATGGTTAATGTAA
- a CDS encoding flippase, which produces MTETLSKLSDDSANSDAKKVIKGAGISFFGTVTGRCLFFVSQVIIARCFSPEVFGLYILGQTVSNITALFARLGLHSGAMRFVSIYRKDDIRRLKGVLLISPLIPFLNGILLGGLVYFFADKIAVRIFQKQELTDIIKNFVPCIPFIASTAVIAMASRGFHTAKHSMYINDIIQPVTNISFLILFIKLGYGIFGVVLAFVLSCAMANFVGIFIISRRFSRIKTRDLKPIYEAKKLLNYSIPFLFNGFLVFTILWANTFMLGYMKTFTDVAIYRAASQISVFLTLILTAFTSIYAPAVADLYHRGEMERLNNIFKTTTRWIFLLVLPAALILIISAKEIMIIFGREYVEAGKDVLRILTIAQFVNCLTGGVAFTLTMTGRQKTDMVNILGMALINIALNYFLIPHYGSFGAAISTGVSIGIINLARLLEVYLIYKIHPYDLRYIQGVACGAISLIILYALNKYILIEEYLLINNFLLNHIPLTRLVSNILVVVVIFVAGFIIKGIEEEDRLILATITKKFKKMRVSRA; this is translated from the coding sequence ATGACTGAGACCCTGTCCAAGTTATCTGATGATTCAGCAAATAGTGATGCAAAAAAGGTTATCAAAGGAGCTGGTATCAGCTTTTTTGGGACTGTTACTGGAAGATGTCTTTTTTTTGTATCCCAGGTGATTATTGCCCGTTGCTTTAGCCCAGAAGTGTTTGGATTGTACATTCTCGGGCAAACTGTTTCAAATATCACAGCGCTCTTTGCCCGTTTGGGTCTTCACTCAGGAGCGATGAGATTTGTTTCCATATACCGAAAGGATGATATCAGAAGATTAAAGGGCGTTTTGCTTATCAGCCCTCTCATTCCTTTTTTAAATGGAATCTTGCTGGGAGGTCTTGTTTACTTTTTTGCTGATAAGATAGCTGTGCGTATATTTCAAAAACAAGAGCTAACGGACATAATTAAAAATTTTGTGCCATGTATCCCTTTTATAGCTTCAACAGCAGTTATTGCAATGGCTTCCCGGGGTTTTCATACAGCCAAACACTCCATGTATATAAACGATATTATCCAACCAGTAACAAACATATCTTTTTTAATTCTCTTCATTAAGCTTGGCTATGGTATATTTGGAGTTGTTCTCGCATTTGTCCTGTCATGTGCTATGGCAAATTTTGTTGGAATTTTTATTATATCAAGACGATTTTCAAGGATTAAAACAAGAGACTTAAAGCCTATTTATGAAGCAAAAAAACTTTTAAACTATTCTATTCCTTTCCTGTTTAACGGATTTTTGGTTTTTACTATATTATGGGCAAATACTTTCATGCTGGGGTACATGAAAACATTTACAGACGTTGCGATATACAGGGCGGCATCCCAAATTTCTGTTTTTCTTACCCTGATTTTAACGGCCTTTACTTCTATCTATGCCCCCGCCGTTGCTGATTTATACCACCGGGGAGAAATGGAACGACTGAATAATATTTTCAAGACGACAACTCGCTGGATTTTTCTCCTTGTTCTGCCCGCTGCCTTGATACTTATAATTTCCGCAAAGGAAATAATGATTATTTTTGGTCGTGAGTATGTTGAGGCGGGAAAGGATGTTTTAAGAATTTTAACGATTGCCCAGTTTGTTAATTGTTTAACGGGTGGGGTAGCATTCACCCTGACTATGACGGGCAGACAAAAGACAGACATGGTAAACATTTTAGGAATGGCTTTGATAAATATAGCATTAAATTATTTTCTTATTCCACACTATGGGAGTTTTGGCGCAGCAATCTCCACGGGTGTATCTATTGGGATTATTAATCTTGCGCGACTGTTGGAGGTTTATTTGATATATAAAATTCATCCGTATGATTTGCGTTATATTCAGGGAGTTGCCTGTGGAGCGATTTCATTAATTATCCTATATGCCCTTAATAAATATATTCTCATTGAAGAGTATTTGCTAATTAATAATTTTTTGTTGAATCATATTCCTCTCACAAGGCTTGTATCAAATATTCTTGTTGTCGTGGTTATATTCGTTGCTGGTTTTATTATTAAAGGCATTGAAGAAGAAGATAGGCTTATCTTGGCGACAATTACAAAGAAATTTAAAAAAATGCGTGTTTCCAGAGCATGA
- a CDS encoding sulfotransferase has product MGIRLPNFLIVGAAKSGTTSLYHYLEQHPEVYMSPLKEPRFITSQFVTFPFNGINAWRPEQGITKTFDEYKRLFNNVKNEKAIGEASIDNLYLYDGAIKYIKKYLGDVKIIIILRNPIERAFSQYVMFIRNLREDLAFEDALKAEEERINNNWVFGYHYKNVSLYSNQVSEYLKNFTNVKIYLYEDLKQNTLGLIKDMYAFLGVDSSFIPNISHKYNISGVPKNKIFHNFITKPHKFKTAIKNIMVFFMPKRKVYKLIEKVRVKNLQKIEMKPETKEYLKEFFREDVIKLQALINRDLSPWLG; this is encoded by the coding sequence ATGGGCATAAGGTTACCTAATTTTTTAATAGTTGGAGCTGCAAAAAGTGGGACCACATCGTTGTATCATTATCTAGAACAGCATCCGGAAGTTTATATGAGCCCTTTAAAAGAACCACGATTTATTACTTCGCAATTTGTAACATTTCCTTTTAATGGAATAAATGCCTGGAGACCGGAGCAGGGAATTACAAAAACCTTTGACGAATACAAAAGGTTATTTAATAATGTTAAAAATGAAAAAGCAATTGGAGAGGCAAGCATTGACAATTTGTATCTTTATGATGGTGCAATTAAATATATAAAAAAATATTTAGGAGATGTGAAAATAATCATTATTTTAAGAAATCCTATAGAAAGGGCATTTTCTCAGTACGTAATGTTTATTAGGAATTTGAGAGAGGATTTAGCGTTTGAAGATGCTTTGAAAGCAGAGGAGGAAAGAATAAATAACAATTGGGTATTTGGGTATCATTACAAAAACGTTAGCCTCTATTCTAATCAAGTAAGTGAATACTTAAAAAATTTTACCAATGTTAAGATATACTTATATGAGGATTTAAAACAAAATACATTAGGTTTAATAAAAGATATGTACGCGTTTTTGGGTGTAGATAGTTCTTTTATTCCGAATATAAGTCATAAGTATAATATTTCTGGAGTTCCAAAAAACAAAATATTCCATAATTTTATAACGAAACCTCATAAATTTAAAACTGCTATAAAAAATATAATGGTATTTTTTATGCCAAAAAGAAAAGTGTATAAACTTATAGAAAAAGTAAGGGTAAAAAACTTGCAAAAAATCGAAATGAAGCCAGAAACAAAAGAATATCTTAAAGAATTTTTTCGAGAGGATGTCATAAAGCTGCAAGCATTAATCAACAGGGATTTATCCCCTTGGTTAGGTTAA
- a CDS encoding sulfotransferase domain-containing protein produces MVVNVRGKNVKLPDFLVVGAAKSGTTTLYYCLIQHPQIFMPKGKEPRFFSFMERPPHYSIPDHPENKSIIWRFEDYVKLFQSTKDDQIIGEGSVGYLYTYEMTIKHIKSIYGGKYKDLKIIAILRNPVDRAFSQYLLQRRQGSIERESFEETFNPEFIKKGMNKARGYDYIGFGMYYNQIKAYLNEFPNVKVYLFEDLKNIRDLIKDIFKFLNVDHTIEVNTNIKANPSGIPKNKNLVKLLQKASSMKYILPPKLKVKLAGLRDCVLVKLIEKPEVPIATREKLINIFRADILNLQNLIGRDLSPWLEIHTKKR; encoded by the coding sequence ATGGTAGTAAATGTGAGAGGGAAAAACGTAAAGCTACCTGATTTTTTAGTGGTTGGGGCAGCAAAAAGCGGAACAACAACGCTGTACTATTGTTTAATACAACACCCGCAGATTTTTATGCCCAAAGGAAAGGAGCCGCGATTTTTTAGCTTTATGGAACGTCCTCCCCATTACTCTATTCCTGATCATCCGGAGAACAAGTCAATAATATGGAGATTTGAAGATTATGTTAAACTTTTCCAATCAACGAAAGATGATCAGATAATTGGAGAAGGTTCTGTTGGATATCTTTATACATATGAAATGACTATAAAACATATTAAATCAATATATGGTGGGAAATACAAAGATCTAAAAATCATAGCCATTCTTAGAAATCCTGTCGATAGGGCTTTTTCTCAGTATTTATTACAAAGAAGACAGGGTAGTATAGAAAGAGAATCTTTTGAGGAAACTTTTAATCCTGAATTTATCAAAAAAGGCATGAATAAAGCGCGTGGTTATGACTATATAGGTTTTGGCATGTATTATAACCAGATAAAAGCGTATTTAAATGAATTTCCAAACGTAAAGGTGTATTTATTTGAAGACTTAAAAAACATAAGAGATCTGATTAAAGACATATTTAAATTTTTAAATGTCGACCATACTATTGAAGTAAATACCAATATAAAAGCAAATCCTTCAGGTATTCCTAAAAATAAAAACTTAGTAAAATTGTTACAAAAAGCAAGTTCCATGAAATATATCCTCCCGCCAAAGCTTAAGGTAAAATTAGCTGGTTTAAGAGATTGCGTATTGGTAAAACTTATCGAGAAACCCGAAGTGCCTATTGCAACAAGAGAAAAATTGATTAATATTTTTAGGGCTGATATTTTGAATTTGCAAAATTTAATTGGCAGAGATTTATCTCCTTGGCTGGAGATACATACAAAAAAGAGGTAA